A single Agrococcus sp. ARC_14 DNA region contains:
- a CDS encoding branched-chain amino acid ABC transporter permease — protein sequence MSTVLLLLITGVGLGALYFLVASGLSLIYGLMGVLNFAHGSFLTLAGFLGWEVGRRIGDGSWAGLLVGMLVGLVVGALVAAITELVFIRPLYNRHIEQVLVTVGLGLASVALFEGIWGTDPIQIRLPEWLGQTTDVLGAHIPNDRWLLIGTAVAVLLLIVLFLQKTSFGLVIRAGVENRTMVTALGIDVRRAFTIVFAIGGAAAGLGGVLASVYYGQVAAHQGTSLLIYAFIVTVIGGLGSLTGAAIASVLVAVIQQFANFYLGGTGDLAIVLALAAVLLVRPTGLMGKVKH from the coding sequence GTGAGCACCGTGCTGCTGCTGCTCATCACCGGTGTCGGCCTCGGCGCCCTCTACTTCCTGGTCGCGAGCGGCCTCTCGCTCATCTACGGCCTGATGGGCGTGCTGAACTTCGCCCACGGCTCGTTCCTCACCCTCGCAGGCTTCCTCGGCTGGGAGGTCGGCCGCCGCATCGGCGACGGCTCCTGGGCCGGCCTGCTGGTCGGGATGCTCGTCGGCCTCGTGGTCGGCGCCCTCGTGGCGGCCATCACCGAGCTGGTCTTCATCCGGCCGCTCTACAACCGCCACATCGAGCAGGTGCTCGTCACGGTCGGCCTGGGCCTCGCATCCGTCGCCCTCTTCGAGGGCATCTGGGGCACCGACCCGATCCAGATCCGGCTGCCGGAGTGGCTCGGCCAGACGACGGATGTGCTCGGCGCGCACATCCCGAACGACCGCTGGCTGCTGATCGGCACCGCCGTGGCCGTGCTGCTGCTCATCGTGCTCTTCCTGCAGAAGACGAGCTTCGGCCTCGTCATCCGCGCGGGCGTCGAGAACCGCACGATGGTGACGGCGCTCGGCATCGACGTGCGCCGCGCGTTCACGATCGTCTTCGCGATCGGCGGGGCGGCTGCGGGCCTCGGCGGCGTGCTCGCCTCGGTCTACTACGGGCAGGTGGCCGCGCACCAGGGCACGTCGCTGCTCATCTACGCCTTCATCGTCACCGTCATCGGCGGCCTCGGCTCCCTCACAGGCGCCGCCATCGCATCCGTGCTCGTCGCCGTCATCCAGCAGTTCGCGAACTTCTACCTCGGCGGCACGGGCGATCTCGCGATCGTGCTCGCGCTCGCTGCTGTGCTGCTGGTCAGACCGACCGGCCTCATGGGCAAGGTCAAGCACTAG
- a CDS encoding CoA transferase subunit A, translated as MPIDKTVASAAEAVADIGDGATLAVGGFGLSGNPMALIQALEARGVTGLKVVSNNCGVDDWGLGLLLRNGQIDKMTSSYVGENKEFERRYLTGELELELTPQGTLAEKLRAGGSGIGAFYTRTGVGTQVAEGGLPQRYNADGSVAKASEPKPTATFDVNGEPLEFVLEEAITTDFSLVHALRGDRHGNLVFNKAARQFSPPAAMAGRICIAQVEELVEPGEIDPDAVHLPGVFVHRVIEVGSDIEKRIERRTVTEAAGAEEN; from the coding sequence ATGCCGATCGACAAGACCGTAGCGAGCGCAGCCGAGGCGGTCGCAGACATCGGTGATGGCGCGACGCTCGCAGTGGGGGGCTTCGGCCTCTCCGGCAACCCGATGGCGCTCATCCAGGCGCTCGAGGCGCGCGGCGTGACGGGCCTCAAGGTGGTGTCGAACAACTGCGGCGTCGACGACTGGGGCCTCGGGCTGCTGCTGCGCAACGGGCAGATCGACAAGATGACCTCCTCCTACGTGGGCGAGAACAAGGAGTTCGAGCGCCGCTACCTCACGGGCGAGCTCGAGCTCGAGCTCACGCCGCAGGGCACGCTCGCCGAGAAGCTGCGCGCGGGCGGTTCGGGCATCGGCGCCTTCTACACGCGCACGGGCGTCGGCACGCAGGTGGCCGAGGGCGGGCTGCCGCAGCGCTACAACGCAGACGGCTCGGTGGCCAAGGCCTCCGAGCCCAAGCCCACGGCCACGTTCGATGTCAACGGCGAGCCGCTGGAGTTCGTGCTCGAGGAGGCCATCACCACCGACTTCTCGCTCGTGCACGCGCTGCGCGGCGACCGCCACGGCAACCTGGTCTTCAACAAGGCCGCCCGGCAGTTCTCGCCGCCCGCGGCGATGGCGGGCCGCATCTGCATCGCGCAGGTGGAGGAGCTCGTCGAGCCCGGCGAGATCGACCCGGATGCGGTGCACCTGCCGGGCGTGTTCGTGCACCGAGTCATCGAGGTCGGCAGCGACATCGAGAAGCGCATCGAGCGCCGCACGGTGACCGAAGCAGCAGGCGCAGAGGAGAACTGA
- a CDS encoding branched-chain amino acid ABC transporter permease — translation MRTFMQSIWGKLALGVAIVALAAILPLLAIDIPGVLPGPTYTPGTLTVLAYAMLISALALSYHLIFGVAGLLSFGHAMFFAAGAYGLGIILRLLAPSGMPEEAVFLIAIVLTLVLALVLGNLVGALALRVTGISFAMVTLAVAQAMNVLIRRNVGGLTGGEEGVRLEVDMVPDFLVGVVNTRNLYWLALAILVLVYLACVWVEHSRLGHVVAASRENELRVTVLGLRPYFVRLFLFATAAVLAAVAGIGFMLLQSAATPRISTSDFTLTLLVIVVLGGVGYRWGAIVGGIIYTLLDQRLSALASAEWIQQLPDVLRIPLSEPLFILGMLFVLVVMFAPGGIVGLSHRIARPRRGKQAAEEPAVLQDLEA, via the coding sequence ATGCGCACCTTCATGCAATCGATCTGGGGCAAGCTCGCCCTCGGCGTCGCCATCGTGGCGCTCGCCGCCATCCTGCCGCTGCTCGCCATCGACATCCCGGGCGTGCTCCCCGGCCCGACCTACACGCCCGGCACGCTGACGGTGCTCGCCTACGCGATGCTCATCTCGGCGCTCGCCCTCAGCTACCACCTGATCTTCGGCGTCGCCGGGCTGCTGTCGTTCGGCCATGCGATGTTCTTCGCAGCGGGCGCCTACGGCCTCGGCATCATCCTGCGGCTGCTGGCACCGAGCGGCATGCCGGAGGAGGCGGTCTTCCTCATCGCGATCGTGCTCACGCTCGTGCTGGCGCTCGTGCTCGGCAACCTCGTCGGCGCGCTCGCGCTGCGAGTGACCGGCATCTCGTTCGCGATGGTGACGCTCGCCGTGGCGCAGGCCATGAACGTGCTGATCCGCCGCAACGTGGGCGGGCTGACCGGCGGCGAGGAGGGCGTGCGGCTCGAGGTCGACATGGTGCCCGACTTCCTCGTCGGCGTCGTCAACACCCGCAACCTCTACTGGCTGGCGCTTGCGATCCTGGTGCTCGTCTACCTCGCGTGCGTGTGGGTGGAGCACTCGCGCCTCGGCCACGTGGTCGCGGCCTCGCGTGAGAACGAGCTGCGCGTGACCGTGCTGGGGCTGCGGCCCTACTTCGTGCGCCTGTTCCTGTTCGCGACCGCCGCCGTGCTCGCGGCCGTGGCCGGCATCGGCTTCATGCTGCTGCAGTCGGCCGCCACCCCGCGCATCTCCACGAGCGACTTCACGCTCACGCTGCTCGTGATCGTCGTGCTGGGCGGCGTCGGCTACCGCTGGGGCGCCATCGTCGGCGGCATCATCTACACGCTGCTCGACCAGCGGCTCTCGGCGCTCGCGTCTGCCGAGTGGATCCAGCAGCTGCCCGACGTCCTGCGCATCCCGCTGTCGGAGCCGCTGTTCATCCTCGGCATGCTCTTCGTGCTGGTCGTGATGTTCGCCCCGGGTGGCATCGTCGGCCTCTCGCACCGCATCGCGAGACCGCGCCGCGGCAAGCAGGCAGCCGAGGAGCCCGCCGTGCTGCAGGATCTGGAAGCCTAG
- a CDS encoding ATP-binding cassette domain-containing protein, whose translation MSAILAVRGLSARIAGQQVVEHASFEVADHGVTALLGRNGVGKSSTIKALLGLYERTGEVTFAGTRIDKLMTHRIVQQGIAYVPEDREVFGQLTVEENLRLAERGGAPNRSIVAELFPELIERAKQQAGTLSGGQQQMVSLSRALMNDNRLLLVDEPTKGLAPLIVGTVTKALEAAAERTPMLLVEQNLQVVRDLAHTVIVLSGGTVVHTGPAGEFLDSELVHRHLGVSTEEEAA comes from the coding sequence ATGAGCGCCATCCTCGCTGTGCGCGGGCTCAGCGCGCGGATCGCCGGCCAGCAGGTCGTCGAGCACGCCTCGTTCGAGGTCGCCGACCACGGCGTCACCGCGCTGCTGGGCCGCAACGGCGTCGGCAAGTCGTCGACCATCAAGGCGCTGCTCGGCCTCTACGAGCGCACGGGCGAGGTGACGTTCGCCGGCACCCGCATCGACAAGCTCATGACGCATCGCATCGTGCAGCAGGGCATCGCCTACGTGCCGGAGGACCGCGAGGTCTTCGGGCAGCTCACGGTCGAGGAGAACCTGCGACTCGCCGAGCGCGGCGGTGCGCCCAACCGCTCGATCGTCGCCGAGCTCTTCCCCGAGCTCATCGAGCGCGCCAAGCAGCAGGCCGGCACGCTCTCCGGCGGTCAGCAGCAGATGGTCTCGCTCTCGCGCGCGCTCATGAACGACAACCGGCTGCTGCTCGTCGACGAGCCGACGAAGGGCCTCGCGCCCCTCATCGTCGGCACCGTCACGAAGGCGCTCGAGGCCGCGGCGGAGCGCACCCCCATGCTGCTCGTCGAGCAGAACCTGCAGGTCGTGCGCGACCTCGCGCACACCGTCATCGTGCTCTCCGGCGGCACCGTGGTGCACACGGGCCCCGCGGGCGAGTTCCTCGACTCCGAGCTGGTGCACCGGCACCTCGGCGTCTCGACCGAGGAGGAGGCCGCGTGA
- a CDS encoding ABC transporter ATP-binding protein encodes MQRPALALSAVGLQIGGARILHDVSFEVATGEMVGVIGPNGAGKTTLFNIISGVSVPTSGTVLLAGNDVTGRKVHQRARVGLGRTFQTSSVFPGLTAGENVRMAAQSKLGGATSPWRFPRPGDEAAGVALRCLEEVGLGHHLETTAGVLSHGDKRKLEIAMLLATEPEVVLLDEPMAGVGSGDVAGLVEVIRRLHASGRTVLMVEHHMEVLLGLVDRVAVMHHGELLAIDSPKAVMADPAVQRAYLGETV; translated from the coding sequence ATGCAGCGACCCGCGCTCGCGCTCAGCGCCGTAGGCCTCCAGATCGGAGGCGCGCGCATCCTGCACGACGTCTCCTTCGAGGTCGCGACCGGCGAGATGGTCGGGGTCATCGGCCCCAACGGCGCTGGCAAGACCACGCTGTTCAACATCATCTCCGGCGTCTCCGTCCCCACCAGCGGCACGGTGCTGCTGGCCGGGAACGACGTCACCGGTCGCAAGGTGCATCAGCGGGCGCGGGTCGGTCTCGGCCGCACGTTCCAGACCTCCAGCGTCTTCCCCGGGCTCACGGCCGGCGAGAACGTGCGCATGGCAGCGCAGTCGAAGCTCGGGGGAGCCACCAGCCCGTGGCGGTTCCCGCGGCCGGGTGACGAGGCGGCGGGCGTCGCGCTGCGGTGCCTCGAGGAGGTCGGCCTTGGCCATCACCTCGAGACGACGGCCGGCGTGCTCTCGCACGGCGACAAGCGCAAGCTCGAGATCGCCATGCTGCTCGCCACCGAGCCCGAGGTCGTGCTGCTCGACGAGCCCATGGCGGGCGTCGGCTCCGGCGATGTCGCGGGCCTCGTCGAGGTCATCCGCCGGCTCCACGCATCCGGCCGCACCGTGCTGATGGTCGAGCACCACATGGAGGTGCTGCTCGGCCTCGTCGACCGCGTCGCCGTCATGCACCACGGCGAGCTGCTCGCGATCGACTCGCCCAAGGCCGTCATGGCCGACCCCGCGGTGCAGCGGGCCTACCTCGGAGAGACCGTATGA
- a CDS encoding TetR/AcrR family transcriptional regulator, which yields MNEPRTKRGEQTKAKLLAAAEEVFAEQGYQAASISRITERASVAQGTFYLYFASKLDLFEQLVEDLNRRVRKAMSDGAARGSNRAEAEAEGFREFFAFTAEHPALYRVVREAEYVSPGAMRNHYERIVEGYRDGLTRAKANGEVGDIDPEVAAWALMGVGEMIGMRYVLWPTGDTGPYGTGATPVPDHVFDEMVAFVRRALGTADTPTTSPTASTRTTASKEDA from the coding sequence GTGAACGAGCCGAGGACGAAGCGCGGCGAGCAGACCAAGGCCAAGCTGCTGGCCGCCGCAGAGGAGGTCTTCGCCGAGCAGGGCTATCAGGCGGCGTCGATCTCGCGCATCACCGAGCGCGCGAGCGTCGCGCAGGGCACCTTCTACCTCTACTTCGCCTCGAAGCTCGACCTGTTCGAGCAGCTCGTGGAGGATCTCAACCGGCGCGTGCGCAAGGCCATGAGCGACGGCGCGGCGCGCGGCAGCAACCGCGCCGAGGCAGAGGCCGAGGGCTTCCGGGAGTTCTTCGCCTTCACGGCCGAGCACCCCGCGCTCTACCGCGTGGTGCGCGAGGCGGAGTACGTCTCCCCGGGTGCCATGCGCAACCACTACGAGCGCATCGTCGAGGGCTACCGCGACGGCCTGACGCGCGCGAAGGCGAACGGCGAGGTCGGCGACATCGACCCGGAGGTCGCCGCCTGGGCGCTGATGGGCGTCGGCGAGATGATCGGCATGCGCTACGTGCTGTGGCCGACGGGGGACACCGGGCCCTACGGCACCGGCGCCACCCCGGTGCCCGACCACGTGTTCGACGAGATGGTCGCGTTCGTGCGGCGCGCGCTCGGCACGGCAGACACCCCGACGACGTCACCCACCGCATCCACTCGAACCACCGCATCCAAGGAGGACGCATGA
- a CDS encoding alpha/beta fold hydrolase, whose amino-acid sequence MTEGTTHVTTEHGGALAETRLRVPVDGGELVATVWNADAAGIPVVAIHGITANHRSFSPLVARLDVPVLAVDLRGRGGSRALPGPYGLEQHAEDLAAAIRAAGFGRARIVGHSMGGFVGVRLAHAHPELVASLVLVDGGVPLRPVPESSGLTPADVLGPAIERLGMTFPSHAAYRDYWRAHPAFGPYWSAAIEEYVDYDLVSVDGALRPSAIPDAVLTNLVELDGRAGYLEALASLTVPMALLRSPRGLFDETPGLYDDEWLATWTSRLPALAVTDVEHTNHYTILMGQGVGAVAEAVALLAPAEEKEAR is encoded by the coding sequence ATGACCGAGGGGACGACGCACGTGACGACCGAGCACGGGGGAGCGCTGGCCGAGACTCGGCTGCGCGTGCCGGTGGACGGCGGCGAGCTCGTCGCGACGGTGTGGAACGCGGATGCGGCGGGGATCCCGGTCGTCGCGATCCACGGCATCACGGCCAACCACCGCTCGTTCTCGCCGCTGGTCGCGCGCCTCGACGTGCCCGTGCTCGCGGTCGACCTGCGCGGCCGCGGCGGCTCGCGCGCGCTGCCCGGCCCCTACGGGCTCGAGCAGCATGCCGAGGATCTCGCCGCCGCCATCCGGGCCGCCGGCTTCGGGCGGGCGCGCATCGTCGGGCACTCGATGGGCGGCTTCGTCGGCGTGCGGCTCGCGCACGCGCATCCGGAGCTCGTGGCCTCGCTCGTGCTGGTCGACGGCGGCGTGCCGCTGCGGCCGGTGCCGGAGAGCAGCGGACTGACGCCGGCGGATGTGCTGGGCCCGGCCATCGAGCGGCTCGGGATGACCTTCCCCTCCCACGCCGCCTACCGCGACTACTGGCGCGCGCATCCGGCGTTCGGGCCCTACTGGAGCGCCGCGATCGAGGAGTACGTCGACTACGACCTGGTCAGCGTCGACGGCGCGCTCCGCCCCTCCGCCATCCCCGACGCGGTGCTCACCAACCTCGTCGAGCTCGACGGCCGCGCCGGCTACCTGGAGGCGCTTGCCTCGCTCACGGTGCCGATGGCGCTGCTGCGCAGCCCCCGCGGCCTGTTCGACGAGACCCCCGGCCTCTACGATGACGAGTGGCTCGCGACGTGGACGTCGCGCCTGCCTGCGCTCGCCGTGACCGACGTCGAGCACACGAACCACTACACGATCCTCATGGGTCAGGGGGTGGGAGCGGTCGCCGAGGCGGTCGCCCTGCTCGCCCCCGCCGAAGAGAAGGAGGCACGCTGA
- a CDS encoding DUF1611 domain-containing protein: MTLTTATGQHQATADIRTAVALAPGAMQGVKRAYSTRRVDLDRAAMARTDIAPANGDLVLATVGTIGQHARIELPTGRRAPMREGERVVVAFSNRYAPDQFEAVVPDDLGPTSLVAGGGIAGRVIAQHARMEDATELLPIGLLADADGRVLNVADGAIGEAAVLPRPPVVAVVGAAMNSGKTTTVAKLVQGLATAGERVGAIKVTGTGSGGDVWSFRDHGAHVGYDFTDFGWATTAGIGVAAVAEILRRGIARLTADGCTAIVVEVADGVFQRETGELVEHPAFAEHVDAVLFAATDALCGVAGIDWLERRGHAPLAVSGVLTASPLAIRELAGQTSTPIWDIDTLADAGHAKGVLVTARELRDR, from the coding sequence ATGACCTTGACCACCGCCACCGGCCAGCACCAGGCCACTGCCGACATCCGCACCGCCGTCGCACTCGCGCCCGGCGCCATGCAGGGCGTGAAGCGCGCCTACTCCACCCGTCGCGTCGACCTCGACCGCGCCGCCATGGCACGCACCGACATCGCACCCGCGAACGGCGACCTCGTGCTCGCCACGGTCGGCACGATCGGCCAGCACGCACGCATCGAGCTGCCCACCGGTCGCCGCGCGCCGATGCGCGAGGGCGAGCGAGTCGTCGTCGCGTTCTCCAACCGCTACGCCCCCGACCAGTTCGAGGCCGTCGTGCCCGACGACCTCGGCCCCACGAGCCTCGTGGCAGGCGGCGGCATCGCGGGCCGTGTCATCGCGCAGCACGCACGCATGGAGGACGCCACCGAGCTCCTCCCGATCGGCCTCCTCGCCGACGCAGACGGCCGCGTGCTCAACGTGGCGGACGGCGCGATCGGCGAGGCGGCGGTGCTCCCTCGGCCGCCCGTCGTCGCCGTGGTCGGCGCCGCGATGAACTCGGGCAAGACCACCACCGTCGCGAAGCTCGTCCAGGGCCTCGCGACCGCTGGCGAGCGCGTCGGTGCGATCAAGGTGACGGGCACGGGCTCCGGCGGTGACGTCTGGTCGTTCCGCGACCACGGCGCGCATGTCGGCTACGACTTCACCGACTTCGGCTGGGCGACCACCGCCGGCATCGGGGTCGCGGCGGTCGCCGAGATCCTGCGCCGGGGCATCGCACGGCTCACGGCCGATGGCTGCACCGCCATCGTCGTCGAGGTCGCCGACGGCGTCTTCCAGCGCGAGACGGGCGAGCTCGTCGAGCACCCGGCGTTCGCCGAACACGTCGACGCCGTGCTGTTCGCGGCGACGGATGCGCTGTGCGGCGTCGCGGGCATCGACTGGCTCGAGCGGCGCGGCCACGCACCGCTGGCGGTCTCCGGCGTGCTGACGGCATCGCCGCTCGCGATCCGCGAGCTCGCCGGACAGACGTCGACGCCCATCTGGGACATCGACACGCTCGCCGATGCCGGCCACGCCAAGGGCGTGCTCGTCACCGCTCGCGAGCTGCGCGACCGATGA
- a CDS encoding substrate-binding domain-containing protein: MRRTTKFAGVGVAIAALALTACAPTTAGPAASEGADGTESVAVSAAMITSITGPLAAYGASYQQGFEAGLDYATEGTGEIEGIDLTIEWIDDQGNPDTAVTQAKDVIGQGFQIIGGSAASGVALAVAEQAAQNNVLFLSGPAAADAITGVNEQTFRSGRQTLQDVATAATFLDSVEGSNIVVFAQDNAFGQGNVASVEAVLGAEGATVTPILVAEDATEFTPFAQQISAASPDLVFVAWAGATTGAMWEALAQQQVLADTTVVTGLADRASYQAYGPGSADIQFLNHYFPGATDTEAAQAMDAYLAEHDHEADLFTVDGFVGAQMLVQAITEGRGDVDAMIGALEGWTFESVKGELTIRAEDHALIQPMFQVALVDDGGTWVPELVEVVDGESVAPAIAAE; the protein is encoded by the coding sequence ATGCGCAGGACAACGAAGTTCGCCGGGGTGGGCGTCGCCATCGCCGCGCTCGCGCTCACGGCGTGCGCGCCGACCACCGCTGGCCCCGCCGCTTCCGAGGGCGCCGACGGCACCGAGTCCGTGGCTGTCAGCGCCGCGATGATCACCTCCATCACCGGCCCGCTCGCCGCCTACGGCGCCAGCTACCAGCAGGGCTTCGAAGCGGGCCTCGACTACGCCACCGAGGGCACGGGCGAGATCGAGGGCATCGACCTCACCATCGAGTGGATCGACGACCAGGGCAACCCCGACACCGCCGTCACGCAGGCCAAGGACGTCATCGGCCAGGGCTTCCAGATCATCGGCGGCTCAGCGGCGTCCGGCGTCGCGCTCGCGGTCGCCGAGCAGGCGGCGCAGAACAACGTGCTGTTCCTCTCCGGCCCGGCAGCGGCGGACGCCATCACCGGCGTCAACGAGCAGACCTTCCGCTCGGGTCGCCAGACGTTGCAGGATGTCGCGACCGCCGCCACGTTCCTCGACAGCGTCGAGGGCTCGAACATCGTGGTCTTCGCGCAGGACAACGCCTTCGGCCAGGGCAACGTCGCCTCGGTCGAGGCCGTGCTCGGCGCCGAGGGCGCGACCGTCACGCCCATCCTCGTCGCCGAGGACGCCACGGAGTTCACGCCCTTCGCGCAGCAGATCTCGGCCGCCAGCCCCGACCTCGTCTTCGTGGCGTGGGCCGGCGCGACCACCGGCGCCATGTGGGAGGCGCTCGCGCAGCAGCAGGTGCTCGCGGACACCACCGTCGTCACCGGCCTCGCCGACCGCGCCTCGTACCAGGCCTACGGTCCCGGCTCCGCCGACATCCAGTTCCTCAACCACTACTTCCCGGGCGCCACCGACACCGAGGCCGCGCAGGCGATGGACGCCTACCTCGCGGAGCACGACCACGAGGCCGACCTGTTCACCGTCGACGGCTTCGTCGGCGCGCAGATGCTCGTCCAGGCCATCACCGAGGGCCGGGGCGACGTCGACGCGATGATCGGGGCGCTCGAGGGCTGGACCTTCGAGTCGGTCAAGGGCGAGCTCACCATCCGTGCCGAGGACCACGCGCTCATCCAGCCGATGTTCCAGGTGGCACTGGTGGATGACGGCGGCACCTGGGTGCCCGAGCTGGTCGAGGTCGTCGACGGCGAGTCGGTAGCTCCCGCGATCGCTGCCGAGTGA
- a CDS encoding 3-hydroxybutyrate dehydrogenase → MSTLAGRRAVITGGAAGIGAAIARSFAAEGAEVVIADRDGAAAEALAAELGGESWEVDLLDVGALESLELRADILVNNAGIQRVAPIAEYEPEMWRRIHTLMLESPFLLIRAALPGMVERGFGRVINLSSVHGLRASAFKSAYVAAKHGLEGLSKVTALEGAPHGVTSNCINPGYVRTALVEAQIADQAATHGIPEDEVLEKVMLTEAAIKRLVEPEEVASLATWLAGPHAGMVTGSSYVMDGGWSAR, encoded by the coding sequence ATGAGCACGCTCGCAGGCCGCAGGGCCGTCATCACCGGCGGGGCCGCCGGCATCGGTGCGGCGATCGCCCGCTCGTTCGCCGCGGAGGGCGCGGAGGTGGTGATCGCCGATCGCGACGGCGCGGCAGCCGAGGCGCTCGCGGCTGAGCTGGGCGGCGAGTCGTGGGAGGTCGACCTGCTCGACGTCGGCGCGCTCGAGTCGCTCGAGCTGCGCGCCGACATCCTCGTGAACAACGCCGGCATCCAGCGCGTCGCGCCGATCGCCGAGTACGAGCCCGAGATGTGGCGCAGGATCCACACGCTCATGCTCGAGTCGCCGTTCCTGCTGATCCGCGCGGCGCTGCCGGGCATGGTCGAGCGCGGCTTCGGGCGCGTCATCAACCTCTCGAGCGTGCACGGCCTCCGCGCATCCGCCTTCAAATCTGCCTACGTCGCCGCCAAGCACGGCCTCGAGGGGCTCTCGAAGGTGACGGCGCTCGAGGGCGCCCCGCATGGCGTCACCTCGAACTGCATCAACCCCGGCTACGTGCGGACGGCGCTCGTGGAGGCGCAGATCGCCGACCAGGCGGCCACCCACGGGATCCCCGAGGACGAGGTGCTCGAGAAGGTCATGCTCACCGAGGCGGCGATCAAGCGGCTGGTCGAGCCCGAGGAGGTCGCGTCGCTCGCGACCTGGCTCGCCGGCCCGCACGCGGGCATGGTGACCGGCAGCTCGTACGTGATGGATGGCGGATGGAGCGCCCGATGA
- a CDS encoding AMP-binding protein encodes MAEAAQTAGPLTLGRWTTDRAATDPARPAIVDRGVVVTYGELEARATALAHALGDAGHGRGARIATVTGSTADQVVLLFACAKAGATLVPLSWRLTAGELAAQLAIADPSLLLVEDDHRPVAEAALARMAEGGIPTTAPQLPITALGAAGVESAVPRATHPVGHGAPLDDDGLLMLFTSGTTSAPKAVVLTHANCAWANLSLSRATPLTPDDVVLQVLPQHHVAGWNVQPLLAWWVGARVVLERTFDAGRALALIERHRVTATMGVPTTYRALIQHPDFAARDLTSIRSAIVGGGMLDPRAAEQLMRRGMLVQQGYGLTEAAPNVTICHDDTDAGTVGRAYPHVDLALLVDGQVVHGPGTGELLVRGPAVFQGYFRDPEATAAAHHGAWLRTGDLVSRDAAGRVRIVDRMKDIVRSGGESIAPIEVELALLEHPAVDDAAVAGVPSEHWGEQLVAWLVLAEPVDDAALRDHLDGRIADFKHPKRYLRIDAIPRTTSGKPLRRALTAAYAAEGADAS; translated from the coding sequence ATGGCAGAGGCAGCGCAGACGGCCGGCCCACTGACACTGGGCCGCTGGACGACCGACCGCGCAGCGACCGACCCGGCTCGGCCCGCGATCGTCGACCGCGGCGTCGTGGTCACCTACGGCGAGCTCGAGGCGCGCGCCACCGCGCTCGCGCACGCGCTCGGCGATGCAGGGCACGGGCGCGGCGCTCGCATCGCGACCGTCACGGGCTCCACCGCCGATCAGGTGGTGCTGCTGTTCGCCTGCGCGAAGGCCGGTGCCACGCTCGTGCCGCTCTCCTGGCGCCTCACCGCGGGCGAGCTCGCAGCGCAGCTGGCGATCGCCGACCCCTCGCTGCTGCTCGTCGAGGACGACCACCGGCCCGTCGCCGAGGCCGCGCTCGCCCGCATGGCCGAGGGCGGCATCCCCACCACCGCCCCGCAGCTGCCGATCACGGCGCTCGGTGCGGCCGGGGTCGAGAGCGCGGTGCCGAGAGCGACGCACCCGGTCGGGCACGGCGCCCCGCTCGACGACGACGGGCTGCTCATGCTGTTCACCTCCGGCACCACCAGCGCGCCGAAGGCCGTCGTGCTCACGCACGCCAACTGCGCGTGGGCCAACCTGTCGCTCTCGCGCGCGACGCCGCTGACGCCCGACGACGTCGTGCTGCAGGTGCTGCCGCAGCACCACGTGGCGGGCTGGAACGTGCAGCCGCTGCTGGCCTGGTGGGTCGGTGCCCGCGTGGTGCTCGAGCGCACCTTCGACGCCGGCCGCGCGCTCGCCCTCATCGAGCGCCACCGAGTGACCGCGACCATGGGCGTGCCGACCACCTATCGTGCCCTCATCCAGCATCCCGACTTCGCCGCCCGAGACCTGACGAGCATCCGCTCCGCCATCGTCGGCGGGGGCATGCTCGACCCGCGCGCGGCCGAGCAGCTCATGCGCCGCGGCATGCTCGTGCAGCAGGGCTACGGGCTCACGGAGGCCGCGCCCAACGTGACCATCTGCCACGACGACACCGATGCGGGCACGGTCGGCCGCGCCTACCCGCACGTCGATCTCGCACTGCTCGTCGACGGGCAGGTCGTGCACGGCCCCGGCACGGGCGAGCTGCTCGTGCGCGGCCCGGCGGTCTTCCAGGGCTACTTCCGCGATCCCGAGGCGACGGCGGCGGCACACCACGGCGCCTGGCTGCGCACCGGCGACCTCGTCTCGCGGGACGCGGCAGGCCGGGTGCGCATCGTCGACAGGATGAAGGACATCGTGCGCTCCGGCGGCGAGTCGATCGCGCCGATCGAGGTCGAGCTGGCGCTGCTGGAGCATCCGGCCGTGGACGACGCGGCTGTCGCAGGCGTGCCGAGCGAGCACTGGGGCGAGCAGCTCGTCGCATGGCTGGTGCTGGCAGAGCCGGTCGACGATGCCGCGCTGCGCGATCACCTCGACGGACGCATCGCCGACTTCAAGCATCCGAAGCGCTACCTGCGCATCGACGCGATCCCGCGCACCACGAGCGGCAAGCCGCTGCGTCGGGCACTGACCGCCGCCTATGCGGCAGAGGGGGCGGATGCATCGTGA